The genomic window GATGACCAGCAGGAATTCCAAAAACGCACGATGACGCTCTACCGTGAGCGCGGCGTGAGTCCCTTGGGAGGCTGTCTGCCCATGCTGTTGCAAATGCCGGTCTTTATCGCATTGTATAGGATGTTGTGGAGTGCTTTTGAGCTTCGGCGTGCGCCCTTTTTCCTGTGGATACAGGATCTGAGCGAACCCGATCATCTGATGACACTGCCCTTTGACATTCCCATCCCCTTTGCCAATGCGCCGCTGAACAGCATTAATCTGCTGCCCCTGTTGATGGCACTGTCCATGGTTGCGAGCCAAAAATTAATGCCCATGTCCGGGCCGGTGCAAACACAACAGCAAAAAACGATGATGACGATTATGCCTATCTTTTTCGCCGTCATCACCTACAACATGGCGTCGGGTCTGAACTTATATATTCTGGTCAGCACCCTATTGGGCATTGCCCAAAACTACATTATTCGAGGCATTCCTGTGGATGCCGACTCTGTTAAACCCAAGAAAAAAAAGCCCGCTAAACCTCGCCATTTTTACGACGTTGCTCGTGCAAAACAACGTGAAATCAATAAAGAAGTACGCAAACAAAAACAACGCGGCCGCCGTCGTAAAGATTCCAAAAAACATTAATTTTATCGCGAGGCCCGGGCGCCAGCATTAACCCTAGCATTACGCTAGAGGCGATTCGGGAGTATGTGACTATGAAAGCAATAGAAAGCTCGGGAGCGACCCGAGAAGAAGCCATTCAATCGGCATTAAAAGAACTCGGTGTAGAGATGGACTCCGTCGAACGCATCGACGTTATCGATGAGGGGAGCAAAGGATTTTTAGGGCTGGGCAAACGGCCCGTACGGGTGCGTATTGCAGTGGACCATGCGCAATTGCACAAACCGCAGGATACGCAGCGACGTCATTCCGGCCCCAGACGCCAGCCCAGAGGCGGACAACAAAGAAATCGTAGGAAACGGTGCGGCGACGGCTCCGGAGCTGCGCTGCAACAGCAACATACTCCAAACAGACCCGCCGCATCAGGACAAAATAATCGGCGCGACAAAAACAAAGGGCGCAACCAAACCCAAGGCCAAAAACGGCAACAACCCGGAAACCGTCCGGCCCAAAAAGCCGGCGCACCGCGTAAAGAAGAAGGCGGCAGGCGTCTATCCGCCCAATCCCCTAAAAAGCCGGCCAATAGCGTCTTCGAAGAATCCTCGGAATCCCAGCGTTTGGTGGAACAGTTCGTCAATATGGCTGCTGCTGCCTCCTCCACTTATCAAGAGCCTGAACGCAGCATTCAGGACGCCGAAAAAGAAGCCTTCGAATCCATCTCTAATGAACAGGGAACGGAAGCTGCCGCATTACTCGAAGAAATTATTTCCTATATGGATCTTCAGGGTAAGGTCTCTTTTTGTCGCGATAAGGAAGGCAGCGCACGGCTCCATGTGGACAGTGAAGCAGATGGCGGCATCCTCATCGGTAA from Candidatus Hydrogenedentota bacterium includes these protein-coding regions:
- a CDS encoding KH domain-containing protein — its product is MKAIESSGATREEAIQSALKELGVEMDSVERIDVIDEGSKGFLGLGKRPVRVRIAVDHAQLHKPQDTQRRHSGPRRQPRGGQQRNRRKRCGDGSGAALQQQHTPNRPAASGQNNRRDKNKGRNQTQGQKRQQPGNRPAQKAGAPRKEEGGRRLSAQSPKKPANSVFEESSESQRLVEQFVNMAAAASSTYQEPERSIQDAEKEAFESISNEQGTEAAALLEEIISYMDLQGKVSFCRDKEGSARLHVDSEADGGILIGKRGMTLEAFQYLINRMLTRGDSNENSERVLVDVGDYVDRRRGMLRDMALSMAQKAKDTNRNVRLKPLSPQDRRIIHLSLEKDKQIRTFSTGDSLFRTIVISPLGERKGNNQRHNSAGNRNKRREGNANSPEE